The sequence below is a genomic window from Pseudomonas cremoricolorata.
AGCACCTTGACCAGGATGATCGCCAGCAGCCCGACCGAGTAGGCCATAAGAGCGCGCTGGGTCATGGCGGCATCGAAAGCGGTAAACTTGCCGTACTGGAACAGCGCGACGGTGAGCGGTTCGGCCAGAATCGCCAGGGCCAGCGTACACGGCAGCACCAGCAGGAAGCACAGACGCAGGCCCCAGTCGAGAATCCGCGAGTACTCGTGACGATCGCGGTTGGCGTAGGTCTTGGCCAGCGTCGGCAGCAAGATGGTGCCGAGCGCCACGCCCAGCACACCGGACGGTAGCTCCATCAGGCGGTCGGCGTAGTACATCCACGACACGGAACCTGCGACCAGAAACGAGGCAAAAATCGTGTTGATGATCAGAGAAATCTGACTCACCGATACACCCAGAATCGCCGGCAACATCTGTTTCAGGACACGCCATACCCCGGCGTCGCGCACATTCAGGCGTGGCAGCACGAGCATACCGATGCGCTTGAGTGCCGGCAGTTGATAGAGCAACTGCGCCAGGCCACCGGCCAGAACGCCCCAGGCAAGGGCCATGATCGGCGGATCGAAATACGGCGTGAGGAAGACGGCGAAGGCGATCATCGCGACGTTGAGCAAGGTCGGGGTGAACGCCGGGACGGTAAAGCGGTTCCAGGTATTGAGGATCGCGCCAGCCAGGGACGACAACGAGATCAGCAATATATAAGGAAAGGTCACCCGCAGCAGCGCGCTGGTCAGTTCGTATTTTTCACTGCTGTCGACAAAACCCGGCGCCGTCACCCACACCACCCAGGGCGCGGCCAGGATGCCGACGGCGGTCACCAATGCCAGCACCAGCGTCAGCAGGCCACTGACATAGGCAATGAAGGTGCGGGTGGCCTCCTCGCCCTGCTGCGTCTTGTATTCGGCAAGAATCGGCACGAAGGCTTGCGAGAAGGCGCCCTCGGCGAAGATTCGGCGCAGCAGGTTGGGCAGCTTGAAGGCAATGAAAAAGGCGTCCGTCGCAAC
It includes:
- the murJ gene encoding murein biosynthesis integral membrane protein MurJ codes for the protein MNLLRSLAAVSSITMISRVLGFIRDTILARIFGAGVATDAFFIAFKLPNLLRRIFAEGAFSQAFVPILAEYKTQQGEEATRTFIAYVSGLLTLVLALVTAVGILAAPWVVWVTAPGFVDSSEKYELTSALLRVTFPYILLISLSSLAGAILNTWNRFTVPAFTPTLLNVAMIAFAVFLTPYFDPPIMALAWGVLAGGLAQLLYQLPALKRIGMLVLPRLNVRDAGVWRVLKQMLPAILGVSVSQISLIINTIFASFLVAGSVSWMYYADRLMELPSGVLGVALGTILLPTLAKTYANRDRHEYSRILDWGLRLCFLLVLPCTLALAILAEPLTVALFQYGKFTAFDAAMTQRALMAYSVGLLAIILVKVLAPGFYAQQNIRTPVKIAVFTLISTQLLNLALVGPLQHAGLALAISIGACLNAGLLYWRLRSQQLFQPQPGWAVFLLKLVAAVLLMSAVLIGGMHLMPAWAEGNMAERFLRLGALIVAGVVSYFGCLLLCGMRPRHFARKALH